A single genomic interval of Mustelus asterias chromosome 13, sMusAst1.hap1.1, whole genome shotgun sequence harbors:
- the mtrfr gene encoding mitochondrial translation release factor in rescue, whose translation MVLRNLDEYRHLLGSLSGQGEEDTKAKCLAVYLVHSIQYKIDELTAQIKVNGSDCSHYGDEVSRLKLGTKHSWKTCIVIQSLHSMTSSILYNFLLSLARAQALSVRQWNSSNSAKLFLEVKHTSLMMPIAWKKSFLNLPVVVEDELDEQFVRGRGPGGQATNKTSNCVVLKHVPSGIVVKCHQTRSVEQNRKIARTILQEKLDVHYKGVNSEIVKQKQEQQWKKQEKKRQAKDNLERKRQFKDLLEESSDVTEIKK comes from the exons ATGGTCCTCCGGAATCTTGACGAATATCGTCATCTACTGGGAAGTTTGTCT GGTCAAGGAGAGGaagatacaaaagcaaaatgcctGGCTGTTTACTTAGTACACAGTATTCAGTACAAAATAGATGAGTTAACAGCACAAATTAAGGTTAATGGGTCCGATTGTAGCCATTATGGAGACGAGGTTTCAAGATTAAAGCTGGGAACTAAACATTCATGG AAAACTTGCATCGTAATCCAAAGTCTGCATTCAATGACTTCCTCCATTTTATACAATTTCTTACTGTCATTAGCAAGAGCACAAGCACTTTCTGTGCGGCAATGGAATTCAAGCAATTCAGCAAAACTGTTTCTGGAAGTCAAACATACTTCTTTAATGATGCCTATTGCTTGGAAAAAGAGTTTTCTAAACCTGCCTGTTGTGGTAGAAGATGAATTAGATGAACAGTTCGTCCGAGGTCGTGGGCCTGGAGGTCAAGCAACCAATAAAACCAGTAACTGTGTGGTGCTGAAGCATGTTCCATCTGGGATTGTGGTGAAG TGCCATCAAACCAGATCAGTAGAACAGAACAGAAAAATAGCCAGAACAATTTTGCAAGAAAAACTTGACGTACATTACAAAGGTGTAAACAGTGAAATtgtgaagcaaaaacaagaacagCAATGGAAAAAACAAGAGAAGAAAAGGCAAGCAAAAGATAATTTAGAAAGAAAGAGACAATTTAAGGACCTATTAGAAGAATCTTCAGATGTCACTGAAATAAAGAAGTAA